GCTGCTGAATAAATATTTTATTGTTCGTTCTTCATGGCTTTTCGGAAAAAACGGCAAGAATTTTGTAAAAACAGTTTTAAATTTAGCTAAAGAGAAAAAAGAAATAAAAATTGTGAATGATCAAATTGGCTCCCCGACATATACAAAAGATTTAGCAGAATCTATTAAACAGCTTATAACTATGAACTATGAACGCTCAACTGGCCTTTATGGGACATACCATATTACAAATTCCGAAAGCTGCAGTTGGTATGATTTTGCTAAGGAGATAATAAGACAGTCCGGGGTCCGAGGTCCGAGGTCCGAAGTCAAAATAAAACCTATAACGACTGAGGAATTAAATCGTCCTGCTAAAAGACCTAAGGCATCAATACTTAAAAATTTTATGTGGGAACTAAATGGTTTTGAGCCTGTAAGAAGTTGGAAAGAAGCGTTAAAAAGCTATTTGGAAGAAATATAAATTTGTGTAATAGAAAATCCAATCAATAATATAACTTCTATCTTTGTAGATTATGTCATTATTGTAGTTGTCGTAGACCCTTGGCGTGCTATATGTTAGTTGAGGTGAATGGAGCGAATAAAAATATGAAATTAGCGGTAATTGGAACTGGTTATGTTGGACTTACGACCGGTGTGTGTTTTGCAGAGATCGGACATACCGTGATATGTGTTGATAATGATAAAAATAAAATATCATCACTGAAGAAAAACAAAATTCCTATTTTTGAACCGGGACTTGAAGAGATTTTAAAGAAAAATATAAAAAATAAAAAAATATCGTTCACAACAAACATTAGGGATGCGGTGAGAAAATCGGAGGCAATATTCATTTGCGTGGGAACACCGTCCCGTGAAGACGGTTCTGCTGATTTATCATATATAGAGGATGTCGCATCTGAAATAGCCAGAAATATGGATAGCTATAAACTTATAGTTGAAAAATCTACAGTACCGGTTGAAACAGGCGAAAAAGTTGAGATGACCATAAAAAGAAATCTTAAAAAGAACGTTTCATTTGACG
This genomic interval from Elusimicrobiota bacterium contains the following:
- the rfbD gene encoding dTDP-4-dehydrorhamnose reductase, with translation MKIIITGCGMLGYDLCRIFNEDELFAIDIKEPNFQFPVSSFHLCDITDFEKTYNTITKINPDIVIHTAAWTDVDGAESKPDAAYRLNVLGTRNIALACQRFDTAMVYISTDYVFDGEKKEPYIEFDKTNPLSIYGKSKYFGEVIIQQLLNKYFIVRSSWLFGKNGKNFVKTVLNLAKEKKEIKIVNDQIGSPTYTKDLAESIKQLITMNYERSTGLYGTYHITNSESCSWYDFAKEIIRQSGVRGPRSEVKIKPITTEELNRPAKRPKASILKNFMWELNGFEPVRSWKEALKSYLEEI